The DNA sequence CCTGGAAAACCTGGGATTCAATGTAGCGAACCAGTAGACCATCGAGCAGGTCTTTGGCGTCTGGCTCGTAGAGGTAATCCCAGTGGTGCTTCAGCTCTTCCTCATCGGTAGGCTTCAGCGGCAACAGTTGAGCGACCTCAGGCTTTTGCGTCATGGTGTTGACGAATTCATTGCTCACCATAAACAGGCGATCAATTTTGCCTTCATCGAACGCGTCCAGGGTGATCTTGACACTACTCAGCAGGTCAGCCGCCGCAGGCTCATCGCCCAGATCGTTAACCGCTGCAGTGATATTGCCACCCAGACTGCCAAAAAATGACGCGGCCTTGTTACCGACCACACACAGGTCAACTTCAATACCTTGATCTGTCCACTCTTTCATCGCTTTGATAGTGCGCTTGAACACATTAATGTTCAGACCACCACACAATCCACGATCAGAGGACACCACAATAAAGCCAACCCGCTTGATTTCGCGCTCAACCAGATACTGGTGGCGGTACTCCGGGGTTGCGTTAGCGATGTGGCCGATCACGGCGCGAATACGCTGTGCGTACGGCTTACCCAGTTTCATACGATCCTGGGCACGACGCATTTTACTCGCCGCCACCAGCTCCATAGCGCTGGTGATTTTCTGTGTGCTCTGCACACTGGCGATTTTGGTTTTGACTTCTTTTCCGACTGCCATAACGTTACCTGAATATGTAAGTTACCAATCAGAGGGCCAGATTTTCATCTGGCCCTCGATGCGGTGTTTACCAGGATTGAGTGGCGACGAACTTATCGAGAGCCGCTTTAAAGCCGGCCTGGATGTCGTTGTTGTAGTCACCGGTTTCATCAACCTGCTTCATCAGATCCGCATGCTCAGCCTTCATGTAAGACAGCAGAGCCGCTTCGAAATCGCCAACCTTCGCTACCTCAACTT is a window from the Porticoccaceae bacterium LTM1 genome containing:
- the atpG gene encoding F0F1 ATP synthase subunit gamma — its product is MAVGKEVKTKIASVQSTQKITSAMELVAASKMRRAQDRMKLGKPYAQRIRAVIGHIANATPEYRHQYLVEREIKRVGFIVVSSDRGLCGGLNINVFKRTIKAMKEWTDQGIEVDLCVVGNKAASFFGSLGGNITAAVNDLGDEPAAADLLSSVKITLDAFDEGKIDRLFMVSNEFVNTMTQKPEVAQLLPLKPTDEEELKHHWDYLYEPDAKDLLDGLLVRYIESQVFQAVVENKACEQAARMLAMKNATDNAGNMIDELQLLYNKARQAAITQELSEIVGGAAAV